From a single Candidatus Melainabacteria bacterium genomic region:
- a CDS encoding iron-containing alcohol dehydrogenase, whose translation MPTTEEVTLPLIDPTIKGQILDNGVIGFSFAPQIIFGYGALNRIGFLSLFLKAKNVLIVTDTEIEKLGFVTKAQKYLEKSGIKSHVFNEIEPNPKEETVLKGVEKFKSTSADTVIAIGGGSVIDASKIIRLIVKQGGKPSNYSATKSTIMSVHETLPHQISVPTTSGTGSEVSIVAMVTSGNGENGEKEKITILGYPLISTIALIDPQLTMSCPPKLTAHCGMDALTHAIEAFVSLRVNPVADIFSLQATALIFQNLRKAYLTGQDVIARINMSLASMIAGMAFNQKSVGLVHACSHQLSAICNLPHGLANAIMLPHILRLNKKVSSSKYSIMAAGFGINDDEDGKKFISEIEKLNKDLGIPLKLSECRVKESDIGVMVPMALKDISGITNPLQPITKEMVEEVYRAAL comes from the coding sequence ATGCCAACTACAGAAGAAGTAACTCTTCCATTAATTGATCCAACAATTAAAGGTCAAATTTTAGATAACGGTGTTATTGGATTTAGTTTTGCTCCACAAATTATCTTTGGATACGGTGCTTTAAATAGAATTGGTTTTTTATCTTTATTTTTAAAAGCAAAAAACGTACTGATTGTTACAGACACAGAAATAGAAAAACTTGGATTTGTAACTAAAGCACAAAAATATTTAGAAAAAAGTGGGATAAAGTCACATGTCTTTAATGAAATAGAACCAAATCCAAAAGAAGAAACAGTTCTTAAAGGAGTAGAAAAATTTAAAAGTACAAGTGCTGATACAGTTATTGCAATTGGTGGTGGTAGTGTAATTGATGCTAGTAAAATAATTAGACTTATTGTTAAACAGGGCGGAAAACCTTCAAACTACAGTGCAACAAAATCAACCATAATGTCAGTTCATGAAACCTTACCACATCAAATTAGTGTTCCTACTACGAGTGGAACAGGTTCTGAAGTTTCAATAGTTGCAATGGTGACAAGTGGGAACGGAGAAAATGGAGAAAAAGAAAAGATAACTATTTTAGGTTATCCATTAATTTCTACAATAGCACTTATAGATCCACAGCTTACAATGTCTTGTCCGCCTAAACTAACTGCACACTGTGGCATGGATGCACTAACTCATGCTATAGAAGCATTTGTTTCACTTCGTGTAAATCCAGTTGCTGATATATTTTCACTTCAAGCAACTGCGCTTATTTTTCAAAACTTAAGAAAAGCATATTTAACTGGACAAGATGTTATTGCAAGAATAAATATGTCACTTGCATCAATGATTGCTGGAATGGCATTTAATCAAAAATCTGTTGGTCTTGTGCATGCTTGCTCACACCAACTTTCAGCTATATGTAATCTGCCACATGGACTGGCAAATGCAATTATGCTCCCTCATATTTTAAGACTAAATAAAAAAGTTAGCTCTTCAAAATATTCAATCATGGCTGCAGGTTTTGGAATTAATGATGATGAAGATGGGAAGAAATTTATTTCTGAAATTGAAAAATTAAACAAAGATTTAGGAATACCACTAAAGCTTAGTGAGTGCCGTGTAAAAGAAAGTGACATTGGAGTGATGGTGCCAATGGCACTTAAAGATATTTCAGGAATTACAAATCCACTTCAACCAATTACAAAAGAAATGGTGGAAGAGGTTTATAGAGCTGCGCTATAA
- the nusB gene encoding transcription antitermination factor NusB: MNTRSAAREIVILAIPQLPKDNTKLESLNFEEIILALSRSLSDYAKKNITAASSDLTKVENFLLNAEIEHPDNEEHTSQIKSVLIPNTEILRKQVLTLKSAATELYNILELPELIAHTERKSVLEYAISILKNYTENKDNINQVIEQAAQSRDKDKKWKVNRMVRLDRDILRMATTELMFLKNTPTEVICDEAVKIADKYGGDESKKFVNGILRDVVRLTRL, encoded by the coding sequence ATGAACACCAGATCAGCTGCAAGAGAAATAGTAATTTTGGCCATACCACAATTGCCAAAAGATAATACTAAGCTTGAAAGCTTAAATTTTGAAGAGATAATACTGGCTTTAAGTCGTTCTTTAAGTGATTATGCTAAGAAAAATATAACAGCAGCTTCTTCAGATCTTACTAAAGTTGAAAATTTCTTATTAAATGCTGAAATTGAACATCCAGATAATGAAGAGCATACAAGTCAGATTAAATCTGTCTTAATTCCAAATACAGAGATTTTACGTAAACAAGTTTTAACATTAAAGTCTGCAGCAACAGAACTTTACAACATTTTAGAACTTCCTGAACTAATTGCTCATACTGAAAGGAAATCTGTTTTGGAATATGCAATATCCATTTTAAAAAATTACACAGAAAATAAAGACAATATAAATCAAGTTATTGAACAAGCTGCACAAAGCAGGGACAAGGATAAAAAGTGGAAAGTAAACAGAATGGTTAGACTAGATCGAGACATTCTAAGAATGGCAACAACAGAATTAATGTTTTTAAAAAATACACCTACTGAAGTTATCTGTGATGAAGCAGTAAAAATTGCAGATAAGTATGGTGGGGATGAAAGTAAAAAATTTGTAAATGGCATTTTGAGGGATGTGGTTAGGCTGACAAGGTTATAG